A single region of the Fusarium keratoplasticum isolate Fu6.1 chromosome 7, whole genome shotgun sequence genome encodes:
- a CDS encoding AAA domain-containing protein, with the protein MVPAGLNPLTNDQLVLLPLQVHGFVLSTRRWATFDIDLLSDLEYVDGWNNLVIDTDIKETVLALVENHYVFQDHQSKSDAGLSSVDFIQGKGTGLIILLHGEPGVGKISTAEWVASHTKRPLFPITYGDIGDKAETGSESGKELSTSSQMGMCAAT; encoded by the coding sequence ATGGTCCCGGCCGGATTAAACCCGTTAACTAATGACCAATTGGTTTTGCTACCGCTGCAGGTGCATGGATTCGTTTTGAGCACTAGGAGATGGGCCACGTTTGATATTGATCTCCTTAGCGACCTAGAATATGTCGATGGCTGGAATAACCTCGTTATCGATACCGATATCAAAGAGACAGTactcgccctcgtcgagaaCCACTACGTGTTCCAGGACCATCAATCTAAGTCCGATGCAGGCCTTTCGTCCGTGGACTTCATTCAGGGCAAGGGCACCGGCCTCATCATTCTTCTTCACGGTGAACCCGGAGTCGGCAAGATAAGCACCGCCGAATGGGTAGCTTCACATACTAAGCGACCATTGTTCCCCATCACCTATGGAGATATCGGAGATAAGGCTGAGACTGGAAGTGAATCTGGAAAAGAACTTTCAACTAGCTCACAAATGGGGATGTGTGCTGCTACTTGA
- a CDS encoding Ribokinase has translation MSSRPVISVLGSLNIDLVSYVPHHPLPGETITASQFNVFPGGKGANQAVACAKLSRTSDLKEPSVDVAMMGAVGVDAYGSILLESLKSYGVETSAIKVDAESKTGIAMIVVDEPSGQNRIILSPGANASLKPTQFTHLPDPSPTLLIMQLEIPIETVIQALEAAKKTGTPVLLNPAPAQKLPEKAYQGLAHLVLNESEAALLSDVKESDLDDLKLVEQIAGQFLARGVKNVVITLGGRGAYYANETDRAFVPALKVDVVDTTAAGDTFIGMYAIHAVHAITRSEKFDIDEAVRQSIRASSKTVSKRGAQVSIPWKDEL, from the coding sequence ATGTCGTCCAGACCAGTCATCAGCGTCCTCGGATCTCTCAATATCGATCTCGTTTCCTATGTACCGCATCACCCACTCCCGGGAGAAACAATAACCGCTAGCCAATTCAATGTTTTCCCCGGCGGCAAGGGCGCGAACCAAGCTGTTGCTTGCGCAAAGCTGTCTCGGACCTCGGATCTCAAGGAACCTAGCGTTGACGTCGCCATGATGGGCGCGGTGGGCGTAGATGCATACGGTTCTATCCTCCTGGAAAGCCTCAAGTCGTATGGTGTGGAAACGTCGGCTATCAAAGTCGATGCCGAGTCCAAGACTGGGATCGCCATGATTGTCGTTGATGAGCCTTCAGGTCAAAACCGCATCATCCTTTCGCCTGGAGCAAATGCTTCGCTCAAGCCTACCCAGTTCACCCACCTTCCTGACCCATCACCCACTCTGCTCATCATGCAACTGGAAATTCCAATCGAGACTGTCATTCAGGCGTTAGAGGCCGCTAAGAAAACAGGAACGCCTGTTCTTCTCAACCCGGCCCCGGCTCAAAAGCTCCCGGAAAAGGCGTACCAGGGCCTAGCACATTTGGTTCTGAATGAGAGCGAGGCAGCCCTGCTGTCAGATGTCAAAGAGTCGGACCTGGATGACTTGAAGTTGGTGGAGCAAATCGCTGGCCAATTCCTAGCCCGGGGTGTTAAGAACGTTGTCATCACCCTTGGTGGAAGAGGCGCCTATTACGCCAACGAGACAGATAGGGCTTTTGTTCCAGCTCTCAAggtcgatgttgttgatacGACTGCGGCTGGTGACACCTTTATCGGAATGTATGCCATACACGCGGTCCATGCTATCACGAGGTCGGAGAAATTTGATATCGATGAAGCTGTTAGGCAGAGTATCAGGGCATCGTCGAAAACGGTCTCCAAAAGGGGAGCCCAAGTCTCTATACCCTGGAAGGATGAGTTGTAG
- a CDS encoding APH domain-containing protein, which translates to MPSLKAQISRLHWEENPFGLEPRWKVEPDIEKSKSTLQSLWPSSTVQVAFFAQGAFNKLYQVMIQDQPPLMLRISLPVDPRYKTLSEVATIRWVNAVTTIPLPQVITYNSSLDSALGFEWILMTRLGGTSLSDAWTRIDFSTRSALVRQFAFFAASLFRNQLSGIGNIYPASLPTLTPITGRIVSMPFFWGDRINLDMDRGPFRHSRDWIAARLQLAESDCLAVLRKYPASAELDSDAEDDREDATRTASIIAKLQQLIDRVFPETTMAEDPTVLSHTDLSRSNILVDDVGKLTGVVDWECVSALPLWKACSYPSFLEGRPRPDKPDATRYVHDLDQVPSRLYMENLLEYELTLLRPLFLEEMERVEPRWITVFNASQLQRDFDLAVENCDSEFLARDILRWADSVAGGIGSVGSLREMRDGV; encoded by the coding sequence ATGCCTTCTTTGAAAGCCCAGATCAGTCGCCTTCACTGGGAGGAAAACCCCTTTGGGCTTGAGCCGCGGTGGAAAGTTGAGCCAGATATCGAAAAGAGCAAGTCAACACTGCAGTCTCTTTGGCCCTCTAGTACTGTCCAAGTCGCGTTCTTTGCTCAAGGCGCCTTCAACAAGCTCTATCAAGTCATGATCCAAGATCAGCCACCCCTTATGCTTCGAATCTCGCTGCCTGTCGATCCTCGGTACAAGACGCTAAGCGAAGTCGCCACAATCAGATGGGTTAATGCGGTTACAACCATCCCACTCCCCCAGGTCATCACCTACAACTCTTCTCTCGACTCAGCTCTTGGATTTGAATGGATCCTCATGACTAGACTTGGCGGGACTTCTCTGTCTGATGCCTGGACACGCATTGATTTCTCAACAAGGTCTGCCCTCGTCCGCCAATTTGCCTTCTTCGCAGCCTCTCTATTCCGAAACCAGCTGTCTGGCATCGGTAACATTTACCCTGCTTCTCTCCCGACACTCACTCCTATAACTGGGCGCATTGTCTCGATGCCCTTCTTCTGGGGCGACCGCATCAATCTCGACATGGATCGTGGTCCCTTTCGCCACAGCCGAGACTGGATTGCGGCCCGTCTGCAGCTCGCAGAAAGTGACTGTCTCGCTGTGTTGCGCAAATATCCAGCGAGTGCCGAGCTCGATAGCGATGCCGAAGACGATAGGGAGGATGCTACTCGAACTGCCAGTATCATCGCAAAGCTACAACAACTGATCGACCGCGTCTTTCCGGAAACAACAATGGCAGAAGATCCCACGGTACTCTCTCACACTGACCTATCTCGAAGCAATATCCTTGTCGACGATGTCGGAAAGCTCACTGGTGTTGTGGATTGGGAATGTGTCTCAGCTCTGCCTCTGTGGAAGGCTTGCTCTTACCCCTCGTTTCTGGAAGGCCGACCTCGACCCGACAAGCCTGACGCAACACGATACGTACATGACCTGGACCAAGTTCCCTCTCGCCTCTACATGGAGAACTTGTTGGAGTACGAGCTTACTCTCTTGAGGCCGTTATtcttggaagagatggaaaggGTGGAGCCGAGATGGATAACAGTTTTCAATGCGAGCCAACTCCAGAGGGATTTTGATCTTGCCGTCGAGAACTGCGATAGTGAGTTTCTAGCACGGGACATTCTGAGATGGGCAGATAGTGTTGCAGGAGGTATCGGGAGTGTGGGTAGTttgagagagatgagagatggTGTGTAA